The Malus domestica chromosome 13, GDT2T_hap1 genome includes a window with the following:
- the LOC103452467 gene encoding peroxisomal acyl-coenzyme A oxidase 1-like — MASSSATGADHLAHERSKAKFDVEAMKIVWAGSSHEFRVSDRMAHLVASDPSFRRENRAVLSRKELFTKALRKAAHAWKRINELGLSDEEASWLWFYVDELTFAYIHWGMFVPAIKGSGTEEQQNKWLPLATTMRIIGTYAQTELGHGSNVRGIETTATFDPTTDEFIIHSPTLTSSKWWSGGLGKIATHAVVYARVITHDGQDHGVNGFIVQIRSLDDHLPLPGITVGDIGTKFGSGAFNSVDNGVLRFDHVRIPRNQMLMRVAHVTREGKYVLSNVPRQLLYGTMVYVRKTIVVDSSIALSRAVCIAARYSSVRRQFGSQNREINGIAVETPVIEYKTQQSRLFSLLASAYAFRFIGEWLKSLYTDLTRKLEANDFSTLAEAHACTAGLKSLTTSSAVHGIDECRKLCGGHGYLNSSGLPELYAVFAPACTYEGDNTVLLLQVARFLMKTISQLLHSDQTHKLSGTIAYMVLMDHYLIKYCCSVEKAEDWLKADVILKVFEARAIRMCVACAQNLAKFADPSEGFSELSPDLVEAAIAHCQLIVVSKFIEKLQQKIEGNGVKQQLETLCYIYALHLIHKYSGDFISTGSLNPKQASLANDQLRALYVEVRPNVIALVDAFNYTDHFLGSILGCYDGNVYPKLYDEAWKDPLNDSVVTDGYPEYIKPLINQQLLNARL, encoded by the exons ATGGCTTCGAGTTCTGCAACTGGTGCAG ATCATTTGGCGCATGAGAGGAGCAAGGCTAAGTTTGACGTGGAGGCAATGAAGATCGTCTGGGCGGGTTCTTCCCACGAGTTTCGAGTCTCTGATCGAATGGCTCACCTCGTGGCTAGTGATCCGAGCTTTCGACGGGAGAATAGAGCTGTGCTAAGTAGGAAGGAGTTGTTCACAAAGGCTCTGAGAAAAGCAGCTCATGCCTGGAAAAGGATCAATGAGCTTGGGCTTTCAGATGAAGAGGCTTCATGGCTATGGTTTTATGTGGACGAACTGACATTCGCTTACATTCATTGGGGAATGTTTGTGCCCGCTATCAAAGGGTCAGGCACGGAGGAGCAGCAAAACAAGTGGTTGCCGTTGGCAACCACGATGCGCATAATTGGTACTTATGCACAAACTGAGCTCGGACATGGCTCGAATGTTCGAGGGATTGAGACCACCGCGacatttgatccaacgactgaCGAGTTCATCATCCATAGTCCTACACTCACCTCGAGCAAATGGTGGTCTGGCGGATTGGGGAAGATTGCAACTCACGCTGTTGTCTATGCCCGGGTTATTACTCACGACGGCCAAGATCATGGCGTCAATGGCTTCATTGTCCAAATTCGGAGTTTGGATGATCACTTGCCTCTTCCGGGCATAACAGTTGGTGATATAGGAACAAAATTTGGAAGCGGAGCTTTCAATTCCGTGGACAATGGTGTTCTAAGATTTGATCACGTGCGAATACCAAGAAATCAAATGCTGATGAGGGTGGCACATGTCACAAGAGAAGGAAAATATGTGCTGTCCAATGTTCCTAGGCAGCTGCTTTATGGAACTATGGTTTATGTGAGGAAAACTATTGTAGTTGATTCTTCAATTGCTTTATCAAGAGCAGTGTGTATAGCTGCTCGATATAGCAGTGTTCGTCGACAATTTGGTTCACAAAATCGTGAGATTAATGGTATTGCGGTTGAGACCCCAGTGATTGAGTACAAGACTCAGCAAAGTAGACTTTTTTCTCTGTTAGCTTCTGCCTATGCTTTCAGATTCATTGGTGAGTGGCTGAAAAGCCTATATACCGATTTGACACGAAAACTGGAAGCGAATGATTTTTCAACATTAGCTGAAGCTCATGCATGCACGGCGGGTTTGAAGTCCTTGACTACATCTTCAGCTGTTCATGGGATTGACGAATGCCGGAAACTATGTGGTGGCCATGGATACCTAAATAGCAGCGGGCTTCCCGAGTTATATGCTGTTTTCGCACCTGCATGTACGTATGAAGGGGACAACACTGTTCTTCTTTTGCAGGTTGCAAGGTTCCTCATGAAGACTATTTCTCAGCTTCTTCATTCTGATCAAACTCATAAGCTTTCTGGAACAATAGCTTATATGGTTCTGATGGATCATTATTTGATCAAATATTGCTGTAGTGTTGAAAAAGCTGAGGACTGGTTGAAAGCCGATGTAATACTCAAGGTATTCGAAGCAAGGGCCATTAGAATGTGTGTTGCTTGTGCTCAAAATCTTGCCAAGTTTGCAGATCCATCAGAAGGGTTTTCTGAACTCTCACCAGATTTAGTAGAGGCTGCAATTGCTCACTGCCAGTTGATCGTTGTCTCCAAATTCATTGAGAAATTGCAGCAGAAAATTGAAGGAAACGGAGTAAAACAACAATTGGAGACCCTCTGCTACATATATGCTTTGCATCTGATTCACAAATATTCAGGGGATTTTATTTCCACGGGTAGCTTGAATCCCAAGCAAGCTTCACTTGCCAATGATCAACTTAGAGCTCTGTATGTCGAGGTTCGTCCAAATGTTATTGCCCTTGTTGATGCATTTAATTACACTGACCATTTTCTTGGCTCAATTCTTGGATGCTACGATGGGAATGTGTATCCAAAACTGTATGATGAGGCTTGGAAAGATCCGCTCAATGACTCAGTTGTAACTGATGGCTATCCTGAATACATCAAACCTCTGATAAATCAGCAGCTCCTAAATGCAAggttatga